Proteins encoded together in one Chryseobacterium taklimakanense window:
- a CDS encoding ABC transporter ATP-binding protein codes for MLVIRDLHKSYDTGKSKLHVLKGINLEIGEGEFVSIMGSSGSGKSTLLNIIGILDEKDSGIYELDGIPIEHLSETKAAEYRSRFLGFVFQSFNLISYKSALDNVALPLYYQGVGRKERNQKALEYLEKVGLAQWANHLPNELSGGQKQRVAIARALITNPKVILADEPTGALDSKTTYDIMKLLQEINREGKTIIVVTHEPDVAAETKRNVLLKDGIIESDEYIVQRVLA; via the coding sequence ATGCTCGTTATAAGAGATCTGCATAAATCCTACGACACCGGAAAAAGCAAACTCCACGTCCTGAAGGGCATTAACCTCGAAATCGGCGAAGGTGAATTTGTGTCCATCATGGGAAGTTCCGGCTCCGGAAAATCAACGCTGCTGAATATTATCGGCATTCTGGATGAAAAAGATTCCGGAATCTATGAACTTGACGGCATCCCTATTGAACATCTTTCTGAAACGAAAGCGGCAGAATACCGCAGCCGTTTCCTGGGTTTTGTTTTCCAGTCATTTAACCTCATCAGTTATAAGTCGGCTCTAGATAATGTGGCACTTCCACTCTACTATCAGGGCGTGGGACGAAAAGAACGCAACCAAAAAGCTTTGGAATATCTGGAAAAAGTTGGGCTTGCACAATGGGCGAATCATTTGCCGAATGAACTTTCAGGCGGACAAAAACAGCGTGTAGCCATCGCCAGAGCCTTAATCACCAATCCAAAAGTCATCCTCGCAGACGAGCCTACGGGAGCTTTGGACAGTAAAACCACTTACGATATCATGAAACTTTTGCAGGAAATTAACCGCGAAGGCAAAACCATCATTGTCGTGACCCACGAACCGGATGTAGCTGCAGAAACCAAACGCAACGTCCTGCTGAAAGACGGAATTATAGAAAGTGATGAGTATATTGTGCAGAGGGTACTAGCTTAG
- a CDS encoding ribonucleotide-diphosphate reductase subunit beta, which yields MGIFDKRVSYKPFEYPEVLQFTDAINKAFWVHSEVDFTADVQDFHSQLEPHEKNAVKHALLAIAQIEVSVKTFWGNLYNHLPKPELNGLGATFAECEFRHSEAYSRLLEVLGYNEEFLNVVEIPSIKKRIEFLSNVLKHANSTTPKEYVSSLLLFSILIENVSLFSQFAIILSFTRFKGYMKNVSNIIAWTSVDEQIHANAGIYLINKIREEQPELLTDSDIEDIYTLVDHSIQVEEEILDWIFELGELDNFSKEDLLNFMKYRVDDSLKKIGMKTKYNITPEQYRPMVWFEEEVFANSLDDFFAKRPVDYTKHDKSITENDLF from the coding sequence ATGGGAATTTTTGACAAAAGAGTAAGTTACAAGCCGTTTGAATATCCTGAAGTTCTGCAGTTTACAGATGCCATCAACAAGGCATTCTGGGTACATTCCGAAGTAGATTTCACTGCCGATGTGCAGGATTTCCATTCACAGCTGGAGCCGCATGAGAAAAATGCCGTAAAACACGCTCTTTTAGCCATTGCCCAAATCGAAGTTTCTGTAAAAACATTTTGGGGAAATCTTTACAATCACCTTCCTAAGCCGGAACTCAACGGTTTGGGAGCCACTTTCGCGGAGTGCGAATTCCGCCATTCTGAAGCGTATTCACGTTTGCTGGAGGTTTTGGGATATAATGAAGAATTTTTGAATGTGGTGGAAATTCCTTCCATTAAAAAAAGGATTGAGTTTTTGTCTAATGTTTTAAAACACGCCAATTCAACCACTCCGAAAGAGTATGTTTCGTCATTGCTTTTGTTTTCAATTTTAATCGAAAACGTATCCCTGTTCTCGCAGTTTGCCATCATCCTTTCTTTCACAAGGTTTAAAGGTTACATGAAAAATGTGAGCAACATCATCGCCTGGACTTCGGTTGATGAGCAGATCCATGCCAATGCAGGCATTTACCTCATCAACAAGATTCGTGAGGAACAGCCTGAACTGCTGACAGATTCGGACATTGAAGATATCTACACCTTGGTTGACCACTCCATCCAGGTGGAAGAAGAAATTCTGGACTGGATTTTCGAGCTGGGCGAACTGGACAATTTCTCCAAGGAAGATCTCTTGAACTTTATGAAGTACCGCGTAGATGATTCCCTGAAGAAAATCGGAATGAAAACAAAATACAACATAACGCCGGAACAGTACCGCCCGATGGTTTGGTTCGAAGAAGAAGTTTTCGCCAATTCCCTTGATGATTTCTTCGCCAAAAGGCCGGTAGATTATACCAAGCACGACAAGAGTATTACGGAGAATGATTTGTTTTAA